A segment of the Chloroflexota bacterium genome:
ATTCTTCCTGTCCGGTTTGATCTTTCCCATCTCCGCCATGCCGCCGGAGATGCGCCTGGAGGCCTATTCCGTTCCCACGACCCACTACGTGACCATCAGCCGCAGCATCTTCCTGAAGGGCGCCGGGTTGGATATCCTATGGCCCTATGCCCTGGCGTTGCTTATCATGGGGTCTGGGCTCTCATTCCTGACCGTCCTGCTGTTCCGCAAGAGGCTGTGATCCGATGCTCACCCGCATTCTGACGCTGACCGGTAAAGAGCTGATCCAGCTACGACGGAACTGGCTGCTGGCGCTCTTCATCCTGTTCGGCCCCATGTCCGAGCTGATCGCCGTCGCCTACTCCACCTCGCAGGATATCGACCATCTGCCGACGGCGGTGATCGACTATGATCGCTCGCAAGCCAGCCGGGCCCTTCTCCAGGCGCTGGTGAACACGGAGACCTTCGATCTGAACTACTGGCCGGAGGATGAGACCGCCATCTCCCGGCTGCTCGACGCGGGAAAGGTGGTGGCGGCAGTGATCATCCCGCCAGGCTTCGAAGATGCGCTCATGCCGGGCCACGCCGGCCGGTCGGAGGTGCAGGTCATCCTGGACGGCTCGGATCCGACATCGGCGCGAACGGCCATGCGATCGGCGGAAGGGGTGGTCGCCCGGATGAACCAGGATCTGGCAGCGCGGCAACTGGGCATCGCGGCCACCTCCTTCGGCAGCTTCGAGCCCAGCGTGCGGGTCTGGTTCAACGAGGAACTGCGAGAGGCCAACTACACCGTGCCATCCGAGCTGGGATTCATCCTGTACGTGGTGGCGTTGATGATCGCCTCCCTGGGGATCGCCCGGGAGCGAGAGCTGGGGACGCTGGAGCAGCTGCTGATCACCCCCCTGCGCCCCATCGAGCTTATCATCGGCAAGGCGATCCCGGCCGTCATCCTGGCCTATGCCGAATTCCTGCTGCTGCTGGCGGTCACCCTCGTCATCTTCAAGGTGCCGATGCGCGGCTCATGGCCCTTGCTGTTGAGCGTGGCGCTCTTCTATCTCTTCGTCGAGCTGGGATGGGGGATCTTGGTATCCTCCGTCTCCAGGACCCAGCAGCAGGCGTTGTTGTTCGTGTTCATGCTGGCCATGGGGGAGATGGTGTTCTCCGGATATATGATCCCCGTCGAGACGCTCCCCCGGCCACTTCAGATCCTGTCGAACTTCGTCCCGATCCGACACTTCCTCATCATCCTGCGGGGCATTTTATTGAAGGGGGCGGGGATCCAGGCCTTCTGGTACGAGCTGGGAATGCTGGCATTGCTGGGGATGATCATCACGACGGTGACCTTTGTCGTCTTGAGGCATTTGCAGCTGGATTGAGTCACGGGATAGGGTGGGGCGATCCATGAGTTGCCTACTCGGGAGGCGAATCGACGGGATCGCAACTTACGTATCCACGTGAGGCTATCGATCACGGGTAAGGTAGGGGAATGAGCACATCGGACAAGCTCGCGATCGTCACTCAGGAGCTGACGAAACGATTTGGGTCTTTCACAGCCGTAGATCGGATCAACTTCTCCGTACGGGAGGGGGAGATCTTTGGGTTCCTGGGCCCCAACGGATCCGGCAAGACCACAACGATCCGGATGCTGTTGGGCCTGCTGCGGCCCACGTCGGGAAGCGCGCAGATCCTGGGATACGA
Coding sequences within it:
- a CDS encoding ABC transporter permease, whose protein sequence is MLTRILTLTGKELIQLRRNWLLALFILFGPMSELIAVAYSTSQDIDHLPTAVIDYDRSQASRALLQALVNTETFDLNYWPEDETAISRLLDAGKVVAAVIIPPGFEDALMPGHAGRSEVQVILDGSDPTSARTAMRSAEGVVARMNQDLAARQLGIAATSFGSFEPSVRVWFNEELREANYTVPSELGFILYVVALMIASLGIARERELGTLEQLLITPLRPIELIIGKAIPAVILAYAEFLLLLAVTLVIFKVPMRGSWPLLLSVALFYLFVELGWGILVSSVSRTQQQALLFVFMLAMGEMVFSGYMIPVETLPRPLQILSNFVPIRHFLIILRGILLKGAGIQAFWYELGMLALLGMIITTVTFVVLRHLQLD